Proteins co-encoded in one alpha proteobacterium HIMB5 genomic window:
- a CDS encoding Bacitracin resistance protein BacA (PFAM: Bacitracin resistance protein BacA~TIGRFAM: undecaprenyl-diphosphatase UppP) encodes MLENIIEIFILSLIQGVSEFLPISSSSHLIIISTLYEFKSSSLLIDISLHLGSLFAILFFYKTDIFNFKSNKKFISLIFFGSIPLIIFGFIVYITGLIELLRDVKIIAWTTISFGILLYFADKNKLELSMNKELPIKSILIIGLFQILSLIPGVSRAGIVITGARFLKYNRTDSAKISFLLSIPALCGASVLSLNDILKQNVEFNYLVILAIVLSFFFSFITVKFFLEFIKKFSLNIFVVYRIALGLVLLFLVY; translated from the coding sequence ATGTTAGAAAATATAATAGAAATTTTTATTCTATCTCTAATTCAAGGTGTATCAGAATTCCTTCCGATTAGTTCATCTTCACATCTGATAATTATCTCAACTTTGTATGAGTTTAAATCTAGTTCTCTTCTAATTGATATCAGTCTTCACCTTGGTTCTTTGTTTGCAATATTGTTCTTTTATAAAACTGATATTTTTAATTTTAAATCAAATAAAAAATTTATCTCTTTAATTTTTTTTGGTTCAATACCTTTAATCATATTTGGTTTTATTGTTTATATAACAGGTCTTATTGAACTTTTACGAGACGTTAAGATAATTGCTTGGACAACTATTTCTTTTGGGATTTTATTATATTTTGCAGATAAAAATAAATTAGAATTATCAATGAATAAAGAATTACCAATCAAATCGATTTTAATTATAGGTTTGTTTCAAATATTATCATTAATTCCCGGTGTTAGTAGAGCAGGTATAGTTATTACAGGTGCAAGATTTTTAAAATACAACAGAACTGACTCTGCAAAAATATCTTTTTTATTATCAATACCAGCTTTATGTGGAGCTAGTGTTTTAAGTTTAAACGATATATTAAAACAAAATGTAGAATTTAATTATTTAGTTATTTTAGCAATAGTCTTATCATTCTTTTTTTCATTCATTACAGTGAAGTTTTTTCTTGAATTTATAAAGAAATTTTCTTTAAATATATTTGTTGTTTATAGAATTGCTTTAGGTTTGGTTCTGCTTTTTTTGGTTTATTAA
- a CDS encoding glutamate synthase small subunit family protein, proteobacterial (PFAM: Pyridine nucleotide-disulphide oxidoreductase~TIGRFAM: glutamate synthase small subunit family protein, proteobacterial; glutamate synthases, NADH/NADPH, small subunit): MLPTSKVFMSEKMLKFVKIGQQTPPKRDVNSRKDDFNEIYDEFISDKAKLQSSRCSQCGVPFCQVHCPLSNNIPDWLKLTAEGRLQEAYELSQSTNNMPEVCGRICPQDRLCEGNCVIEQSGHGTVTIGSMEKYITDNAWEQGWVKPIKVANEKKQSIGIIGAGPAGLAAAEQLRKDGYQITVYDRYDRPGGLLIYGIPNFKLEKFVVERRTNLLRESGINFELNFEVGKDLTLDQLRKKHDALLIATGVYKAREINIPGSDLDNIFPAMDFLTASNKKGLGDQVEAFDKGILNAEGKDIVVIGGGDTAMDCVRTSIRQKAKSVKCLYRRDKENMPGSAREVANAEEEGVEFVWLSSPKEFKGKNKIEKIIVDQIELGEPDETGRRKPKVKDGSHYEINADMVIKSLGFDPEDLPNLFGNPNLKVTQWGTIKADFDTLETNLDGVFAAGDIVRGASLVVWAIKDGRDAAASIKKFLQSKLIENNKVA; encoded by the coding sequence ATGTTGCCCACTTCAAAGGTTTTTATGTCAGAAAAAATGCTAAAATTTGTAAAAATAGGTCAACAAACTCCACCTAAAAGAGATGTAAATAGTAGAAAAGATGATTTTAACGAGATCTACGATGAATTTATATCGGATAAAGCAAAATTACAGTCAAGCAGGTGTTCTCAATGTGGGGTGCCTTTTTGCCAAGTACATTGTCCTTTAAGCAATAATATTCCTGATTGGTTAAAATTAACAGCTGAAGGAAGACTTCAAGAAGCTTACGAATTATCTCAAAGCACAAATAACATGCCAGAAGTGTGCGGAAGAATTTGCCCTCAGGATAGGTTATGTGAAGGTAACTGTGTAATTGAACAATCTGGTCATGGGACAGTCACCATTGGTTCAATGGAAAAATATATTACAGATAATGCTTGGGAGCAAGGTTGGGTTAAACCAATTAAAGTAGCAAACGAAAAAAAACAAAGCATAGGAATTATTGGTGCAGGACCTGCTGGGTTAGCAGCTGCTGAACAGTTAAGAAAAGATGGATACCAAATCACAGTGTATGATAGATATGATAGACCGGGTGGTTTATTAATTTACGGGATACCTAATTTTAAATTAGAAAAGTTTGTTGTAGAAAGAAGAACTAATCTTCTTAGAGAAAGTGGAATAAATTTTGAATTGAATTTTGAAGTGGGAAAAGATTTAACACTTGATCAATTAAGGAAAAAACACGATGCATTATTAATTGCAACTGGAGTTTACAAAGCTAGAGAAATAAATATTCCTGGTAGCGATTTAGATAATATCTTTCCAGCTATGGATTTTCTAACAGCATCAAATAAAAAAGGTTTAGGTGATCAAGTAGAAGCTTTTGATAAAGGAATATTAAATGCAGAAGGTAAAGATATTGTAGTTATAGGTGGAGGAGATACAGCAATGGACTGTGTCAGAACATCAATTAGGCAAAAGGCAAAATCAGTAAAATGTTTATATCGAAGGGATAAAGAAAATATGCCTGGATCAGCTAGAGAAGTAGCTAACGCAGAAGAAGAAGGTGTAGAATTTGTGTGGCTTTCATCACCTAAAGAATTCAAAGGTAAAAATAAAATTGAAAAAATTATAGTTGATCAAATAGAATTAGGTGAACCAGATGAGACAGGAAGAAGAAAACCAAAAGTTAAAGATGGTTCCCATTATGAAATAAATGCAGATATGGTTATAAAGTCTTTAGGTTTTGATCCAGAAGATCTACCCAATTTATTTGGTAACCCAAACTTAAAAGTTACACAATGGGGAACTATTAAAGCTGACTTTGACACTTTAGAAACTAACTTAGACGGAGTTTTTGCTGCGGGCGATATTGTAAGGGGTGCATCACTAGTTGTTTGGGCAATTAAAGATGGAAGAGATGCGGCCGCATCAATAAAAAAATTTTTACAATCAAAACTAATTGAAAATAATAAAGTTGCTTAA
- a CDS encoding GXGXG motif-containing glutamate synthase, glutamine amidotransferase family protein (PFAM: Conserved region in glutamate synthase; GXGXG motif; Glutamate synthase central domain; Glutamine amidotransferases class-II): MKNFFKNKKLLKDNHVYSEEMEHDACGVGVIASTEGKKSRLVVEYGIEALKAVWHRGAVDADGKTGDGAGIHVEIPKDFFIEKIEVTGHQHDNSEICVGMIFLPRNDYGAQESCKTIVESELTKNDFSIYGWRQVPVNPSVLGEKALLTMPEIIQVLFKSNNESLINKELERKIYETRRKIENESIKQSLNNFYICSLSSKSIIYKGMFLAEGIADFYLDLKDPRFVSRYAIFHQRFSTNTAPSWNLAQPFRAIAHNGEINTFRGNKNWMKVHEQEMNSPLFNNVNNLKPVIQQGTSDSAALDNVFELLNISGQPAPLAKLMLVPDAWSKKSKTLPKNHQQLFNFLNSTMEPWDGPAAIAGTDNEWVIAANDRNGLRPLRYAITKDKLLFAGSETGMIELNEKRIVEKGRLGPGEIIGVRIEKGKVFTNEQIKDYLAKEYKHFNSQIVDLDDKLSISNEKNCFSGQDLRKRQHAFGITLEDIELILHPMAEDAKEATGSMGDDTPLAVLSDKYRPLYHFFRQNFSQVTNPPIDSLRENKVMSLKTRFGNLGNILDFDTLTNENIYVLNSPILSNSQLEKFIDFFGKNSTMIDCTFSKEENLTNAIDRIQKEAEISVRKGVTQLILSDKEISSEKLPIPMLLCVGAINSFLIEKKLRGYVSINVQSGEALDTHSFATLIGVGATTVNPYLAFDSLYQRHEKKLFGQFSFDECVERYIKSVNAGLLKIMSKMGISVLSSYRGGCNFETVGLSRTIVSDYFPGVVSKISGIGLTGIEKKVRHIHQEAFENSDNILPIGGIYRYRKNGETHQYQGRLIHLLQSAVGSNSYEAYKKYAEGIYNLPPINLRDLIDFRKKKLGPKIDISEVEPLENILKRFGSGSMSHGALSKEAHETLAMGMNRIKGASCSGEGGEDAKRFKVLDNGDSANSRVKQIASARFGVTVNYLNNCNEIEIKIAQGAKPGEGGQLPGFKVTEEIAKLRHSTPGVTLISPPPHHDIYSIEDLAQLIYDLKQINPKARIGVKLVASSGVGTIAAGVAKAKADIILISGHNGGTGATPQTSVKYVGIPWEMGLTEANQVLTLNNLRHQVTLRTDGGIKTGRDVVMAAMMGAEEYGVATTALVAMGCIMVRQCHSNTCPVGVCTQDEKLREKFTGTPDKIVNLFTFIATEVREILSELGFKSLNEIIGRTDLLMQVSKASPNLDDLDLNPLFVQADPGENKRYCETQEINEVPDTLDQEIWPIIEKKLNNKEDVDQLFTIKNTNRAVGTRISHHLYNKFGYEKLDEEFLTLNFKGSAGQSFGAFSSKGLKLVLEGDANDYVGKGLSGATISIKLPEESNLISNENTIIGNTVLYGATSGKLFAAGQAGERFAVRNSGATAVIEGCDSNGCEYMTGGTVVILGSVGDNFGAGMTGGMAFIYDIDKQFENKANPESIIWQNVETNYWRDYLKDLLQKHSNETNSNQTKKILENFVSEIDNFVQVCPKEMLDKLDNPITLKPSTKAVS; encoded by the coding sequence ATGAAAAATTTTTTCAAAAATAAAAAATTATTAAAAGATAACCACGTATACTCAGAAGAAATGGAACATGATGCTTGTGGTGTGGGAGTGATAGCGTCAACAGAGGGCAAGAAATCTAGATTAGTTGTCGAATATGGCATAGAGGCTTTAAAAGCAGTTTGGCACAGAGGAGCGGTTGATGCAGATGGAAAAACAGGAGATGGAGCCGGTATCCATGTAGAAATACCAAAAGATTTTTTTATAGAAAAAATTGAAGTAACAGGTCATCAGCATGATAATTCAGAAATCTGTGTTGGAATGATATTTTTACCAAGAAATGATTATGGTGCACAAGAGTCTTGCAAAACTATAGTTGAGAGTGAGCTAACGAAAAATGACTTCAGTATTTATGGATGGCGACAAGTACCAGTAAATCCAAGTGTTTTAGGTGAAAAAGCGCTTTTAACAATGCCAGAAATAATTCAGGTTTTATTTAAATCAAATAATGAAAGCTTAATAAATAAAGAACTTGAAAGAAAGATCTATGAAACAAGAAGAAAAATTGAAAATGAATCTATTAAACAATCACTAAACAATTTTTATATTTGTTCATTAAGTTCTAAGTCAATTATTTATAAGGGCATGTTTTTAGCAGAAGGGATAGCTGATTTTTATTTAGACTTAAAAGACCCACGCTTTGTATCTAGATATGCAATTTTTCATCAAAGATTTTCGACTAATACGGCTCCTAGCTGGAATTTAGCACAACCTTTTAGAGCGATAGCCCACAACGGTGAGATTAATACTTTTAGAGGTAATAAAAATTGGATGAAAGTTCATGAGCAAGAAATGAATAGTCCTTTATTTAATAATGTGAATAATCTAAAACCAGTTATACAGCAAGGAACTTCAGACTCTGCTGCATTGGACAACGTTTTTGAATTATTAAATATTTCAGGTCAACCAGCGCCTTTAGCTAAACTAATGTTAGTTCCAGATGCATGGTCTAAAAAAAGTAAAACATTACCAAAAAACCATCAACAATTATTTAATTTTTTAAATAGCACAATGGAACCCTGGGATGGACCAGCCGCTATAGCTGGAACAGACAATGAATGGGTAATAGCAGCTAATGATAGAAATGGATTAAGGCCTCTTAGATATGCAATCACTAAAGACAAGCTTTTATTTGCAGGATCTGAAACTGGAATGATTGAATTAAATGAAAAAAGAATTGTTGAAAAGGGAAGATTAGGCCCTGGTGAAATTATTGGTGTTAGAATTGAAAAAGGTAAAGTATTTACTAACGAACAGATTAAAGATTACTTAGCAAAGGAGTACAAACATTTTAATTCACAAATTGTAGATTTAGACGACAAATTATCAATTTCTAACGAAAAAAATTGTTTTAGTGGACAAGATTTAAGAAAAAGACAACATGCTTTTGGAATTACATTAGAAGATATAGAATTAATTCTTCATCCAATGGCTGAAGACGCAAAAGAAGCAACAGGTTCAATGGGTGATGATACACCTTTAGCTGTGCTCTCAGATAAATATAGACCCTTATATCATTTTTTTAGACAGAATTTTAGTCAAGTTACAAACCCACCAATTGATTCTTTAAGAGAAAATAAAGTAATGAGTCTTAAAACTAGGTTTGGAAATTTGGGAAATATTTTAGATTTTGATACTCTAACAAATGAGAATATCTATGTATTAAATTCTCCAATTTTATCTAATTCGCAATTAGAAAAGTTCATTGATTTTTTTGGTAAAAATTCAACAATGATAGACTGTACTTTTTCTAAAGAAGAAAATCTAACTAATGCAATAGATAGAATTCAAAAAGAAGCAGAGATTTCTGTAAGAAAAGGTGTAACTCAGCTCATTTTGAGTGATAAAGAAATTTCATCAGAAAAACTTCCAATCCCAATGTTGTTGTGTGTGGGTGCAATAAATAGTTTTTTAATTGAAAAAAAACTTAGAGGTTATGTTTCTATAAATGTTCAATCAGGTGAAGCTTTGGATACTCATTCCTTTGCAACGTTGATTGGAGTGGGAGCTACAACTGTAAATCCTTATTTAGCTTTTGATAGCTTATATCAAAGACACGAAAAAAAACTTTTTGGACAATTTAGTTTTGATGAATGTGTTGAGAGATATATTAAATCAGTTAATGCTGGTCTACTAAAAATAATGTCTAAGATGGGAATTTCAGTATTAAGTTCATACAGAGGAGGATGTAATTTTGAAACTGTAGGCTTAAGTAGAACTATTGTATCAGATTATTTTCCAGGAGTTGTCTCAAAAATTTCAGGTATTGGATTAACAGGTATAGAAAAAAAAGTAAGACATATACACCAAGAAGCATTTGAAAATTCTGATAATATATTACCAATTGGTGGCATTTACAGATATAGAAAGAATGGTGAAACTCACCAGTATCAAGGTCGATTAATCCATTTACTTCAAAGCGCAGTTGGATCAAACTCTTATGAGGCTTACAAAAAATACGCTGAAGGTATTTATAATTTACCTCCAATCAATTTAAGAGATCTTATAGATTTTAGAAAAAAGAAATTAGGCCCAAAAATAGATATTTCTGAAGTAGAGCCTTTAGAGAATATTTTAAAAAGATTTGGTAGTGGAAGCATGTCTCACGGTGCTTTATCTAAAGAAGCTCATGAAACATTAGCTATGGGAATGAATAGAATCAAAGGCGCTTCATGCAGTGGAGAAGGTGGAGAGGATGCAAAAAGATTTAAAGTTTTAGATAATGGGGATAGCGCAAACTCAAGAGTTAAACAAATTGCTTCTGCAAGATTTGGGGTTACAGTAAATTATTTAAATAATTGTAACGAAATTGAAATTAAAATTGCACAAGGAGCAAAACCGGGAGAAGGTGGTCAATTACCTGGGTTTAAAGTAACCGAAGAAATTGCAAAACTACGTCACTCAACACCAGGTGTAACTTTAATCTCACCTCCACCTCATCACGATATTTATTCAATTGAGGATTTAGCTCAATTAATTTATGACTTAAAACAAATTAATCCTAAAGCTAGAATCGGAGTAAAACTTGTAGCCTCATCAGGAGTTGGAACAATTGCTGCTGGTGTTGCAAAAGCTAAAGCAGATATTATTTTAATTTCCGGTCATAATGGTGGTACAGGGGCCACTCCACAAACAAGTGTAAAATATGTTGGTATTCCATGGGAAATGGGATTAACGGAGGCAAATCAGGTTTTAACTCTTAATAATTTAAGACATCAAGTAACTTTGAGAACAGACGGCGGTATTAAAACTGGAAGAGATGTTGTTATGGCTGCAATGATGGGAGCTGAGGAATATGGAGTTGCTACAACAGCATTGGTTGCTATGGGATGTATAATGGTAAGACAATGTCATTCTAATACATGCCCAGTTGGAGTATGTACACAAGATGAAAAATTAAGAGAAAAATTTACTGGAACACCTGATAAAATTGTAAATTTATTTACCTTTATCGCAACTGAAGTAAGAGAAATTTTATCTGAGTTAGGATTTAAGTCTTTAAATGAAATAATTGGAAGAACAGATCTTTTGATGCAAGTAAGTAAAGCATCTCCAAATTTAGATGACTTAGATCTTAATCCTTTGTTTGTACAGGCAGATCCAGGTGAAAATAAAAGATACTGTGAAACTCAAGAAATAAATGAAGTACCAGATACACTAGATCAAGAAATTTGGCCTATTATAGAAAAAAAATTAAATAATAAAGAAGACGTAGACCAATTGTTTACAATAAAAAATACAAATAGAGCGGTAGGAACAAGAATTTCACATCATTTATACAATAAGTTTGGTTACGAAAAACTAGATGAAGAATTTTTAACATTAAATTTTAAAGGTTCAGCTGGTCAATCATTTGGCGCTTTTTCATCAAAAGGACTGAAGTTAGTTTTAGAGGGTGATGCAAACGATTATGTTGGTAAAGGATTGTCTGGCGCAACAATTTCAATAAAGCTTCCAGAGGAAAGTAATTTAATTTCAAATGAAAATACAATAATTGGAAACACAGTTCTATATGGTGCAACGTCTGGTAAATTATTTGCTGCAGGCCAAGCTGGTGAAAGATTTGCTGTACGTAATTCTGGTGCTACCGCGGTAATTGAGGGGTGCGATTCAAATGGATGTGAATATATGACTGGAGGAACAGTTGTTATTCTAGGTTCTGTTGGTGATAATTTTGGTGCAGGTATGACTGGTGGAATGGCATTTATTTATGACATTGATAAACAATTTGAAAATAAAGCAAACCCAGAGAGTATTATTTGGCAAAACGTTGAAACAAATTATTGGAGAGATTATTTAAAAGACCTTTTACAAAAACATTCAAATGAAACAAATTCTAATCAGACAAAAAAAATCTTAGAGAACTTTGTTAGTGAAATAGATAATTTTGTTCAAGTTTGTCCAAAAGAAATGTTAGATAAGTTAGATAATCCTATAACCTTAAAACCTTCAACTAAAGCTGTTAGTTAA
- a CDS encoding EamA-like family transporter (PFAM: EamA-like transporter family): MSKSISLLSALLCTFIWGTTFIAQDTGMDDIGPFTFNAVRFFVGFLAILPLVFLFETKKYNFEFKKDKKLLLRLTIIIGFSLFFGSALQQVALLYTDVANAAFFTIFYVPLVPIIVFLFRKKKIHWSVWPSVCLCLIGGYLLTNFFDATVRLGDSLVILGALFWSFHIIYTDIFIKKFNLPLTLGAAQTLIVALLSFVVGSIYEEFILINILKEIVPILYAGVLSGGFAFVLQIYAQKNISPAPAAIIFSLEGVFATIAAWIILSQILEINNILGCIFILCGVLISQLVPLINQKKQNQT, encoded by the coding sequence ATGTCTAAATCAATATCTTTATTGAGTGCTTTATTATGTACCTTCATATGGGGAACAACATTTATTGCACAAGACACTGGAATGGACGATATTGGTCCGTTTACATTCAACGCTGTAAGGTTTTTTGTAGGCTTTCTGGCTATTCTTCCATTGGTTTTTCTATTTGAAACAAAAAAATATAACTTTGAATTTAAGAAGGATAAAAAATTACTACTAAGACTAACTATTATAATTGGGTTTTCATTATTTTTTGGTTCAGCTTTGCAACAAGTAGCACTCTTATACACAGATGTTGCAAATGCAGCTTTCTTTACAATATTTTATGTTCCACTTGTTCCGATTATAGTTTTCCTATTTAGAAAGAAAAAAATACATTGGAGTGTTTGGCCTTCAGTTTGTTTATGTTTAATCGGAGGATATCTGTTAACTAATTTTTTTGATGCAACTGTAAGACTTGGAGATAGTTTAGTAATTTTAGGAGCGCTATTTTGGAGTTTTCATATCATTTACACTGATATATTCATTAAAAAATTTAATTTACCTTTAACTTTAGGTGCTGCACAAACATTGATTGTAGCGTTGTTATCTTTTGTTGTTGGTTCAATATATGAAGAATTTATCTTAATAAATATTTTAAAGGAAATAGTACCAATTTTATATGCAGGTGTATTGTCCGGTGGTTTTGCATTTGTTTTGCAAATTTATGCACAAAAAAATATTTCCCCAGCACCTGCAGCAATTATATTTTCTTTAGAAGGAGTTTTTGCAACCATAGCTGCATGGATTATTTTGAGTCAAATTCTTGAAATAAATAATATTTTAGGCTGTATATTTATCTTGTGTGGAGTTTTAATTTCACAACTTGTTCCTTTAATAAACCAAAAAAAGCAGAACCAAACCTAA
- a CDS encoding Biotin-requiring, e3 domain-containing 2-oxoacid dehydrogenase with acyltransferase acitivity family protein (PFAM: 2-oxoacid dehydrogenases acyltransferase (catalytic domain); e3 binding domain; Biotin-requiring enzyme), with the protein MSQTEIKVPNIGDFKDVEVIEVLVKEGDEVKKNDPLITIESDKSSVEIPSTVDGKIIKLNLKIGDKVSEGDNILQIEINTKSNEKPSKNIEVKKEEKGSQKQIKEIQPSSVVEINTEGGFALASPKTRKFARELGVNINLIKGSQLKGRVDETDIKNFISSGNNSLHYEDKKNKKLELEFQHDEFGSIEVKDIPRVKKLASTYLSNSWSNIPHVTNHDEADITELENFRSSLTDIYTGEKKKITPLAFIVKALTASLKKFPSFNSSIDEIEDGKMTLKKYFHIGIAVDTKHGLMVPKLRNANNKSISNIAAELKNLSELCKNLKIDKKELFGGSMTITSLGGIGGSFFTPIINYPEVAILGIGKAEKKQKFINGKFETRTILPISLSYDHRIIDGAEAARFNNDLKENLGKNFAYKLAV; encoded by the coding sequence ATGTCACAAACTGAAATAAAAGTTCCAAACATAGGAGATTTTAAAGATGTGGAGGTAATAGAAGTTTTAGTTAAAGAAGGTGATGAAGTTAAAAAAAATGATCCGCTAATAACAATTGAAAGTGATAAATCTAGTGTTGAAATTCCTAGCACGGTAGATGGTAAAATTATTAAGCTTAATTTAAAAATTGGTGACAAAGTTTCAGAAGGAGACAATATTTTACAAATTGAAATAAATACTAAATCTAATGAAAAACCATCAAAAAATATTGAAGTAAAAAAAGAGGAAAAAGGAAGTCAAAAACAAATCAAAGAAATACAACCAAGTTCGGTAGTAGAAATAAATACAGAGGGAGGATTTGCTTTAGCATCACCAAAAACTCGAAAGTTTGCGAGAGAATTAGGCGTTAATATTAATTTAATTAAAGGCAGTCAACTAAAAGGAAGAGTAGATGAAACTGATATAAAGAATTTTATTTCATCAGGAAATAATAGTTTACATTATGAAGATAAAAAAAATAAAAAATTAGAATTAGAATTTCAACATGATGAGTTTGGGTCTATTGAGGTAAAAGATATTCCTCGGGTAAAAAAATTAGCATCTACTTACCTTTCAAACTCTTGGTCTAATATTCCTCATGTAACAAATCATGATGAAGCTGACATAACTGAACTAGAAAATTTTCGATCATCATTGACTGACATTTATACTGGAGAAAAAAAAAAGATAACTCCATTAGCGTTTATTGTTAAAGCCCTAACTGCATCATTAAAAAAATTTCCTAGTTTTAATTCTTCAATTGATGAAATTGAAGATGGAAAAATGACATTAAAAAAATATTTTCATATAGGTATTGCTGTTGATACTAAGCATGGTTTGATGGTGCCTAAATTAAGAAATGCAAATAATAAAAGTATATCTAATATAGCTGCTGAGCTAAAAAATTTGAGTGAATTATGTAAAAATCTTAAAATTGATAAAAAAGAATTATTTGGTGGATCTATGACCATTACAAGCTTAGGAGGTATAGGTGGTTCATTTTTTACTCCTATTATTAATTACCCAGAAGTTGCCATTTTAGGGATTGGTAAAGCAGAAAAGAAGCAGAAATTTATAAATGGAAAGTTTGAAACTAGAACAATTCTACCAATTTCACTATCATATGATCACAGAATAATTGATGGTGCTGAAGCAGCAAGATTTAATAATGATTTAAAAGAAAATCTTGGCAAAAATTTTGCGTATAAACTTGCTGTTTAA